A window of the Torulaspora globosa chromosome 6, complete sequence genome harbors these coding sequences:
- the PEX22 gene encoding ubiquitin-protein transferase activating protein PEX22 (ancestral locus Anc_7.13) has protein sequence MRSRDHSRRLLGVVGAISAVCVTGGLIAYWALSPSTSDGSKQERRGSRCILVTKTIADSNKINWESLLKEDVVLVVVPGVMFLHQSYKVIRCSTMSGLWSCVRHLKKKQLLLKPDDLETSMPADVPRYVGQVIHIASELDLAD, from the coding sequence ATGAGATCTAGAGATCACTCTCGGAGGCTACTTGGTGTTGTCGGTGCCATCAGTGCTGTCTGTGTGACAGGTGGTTTAATTGCTTACTGGGCACTATCCCCCAGCACCAGCGATGGCTCGAAACAGGAGCGCAGGGGATCAAGGTGCATACTAGTCACAAAAACCATTGCTGACTCCAACAAGATCAACTGGGAgtcgctgctgaaggaggATGTTGTTCTGGTGGTGGTTCCAGGGGTCATGTTTTTGCACCAGAGCTACAAGGTGATCCGTTGCAGCACAATGAGCGGGCTCTGGTCGTGCGTAAgacatttgaagaaaaagcagCTGTTGTTGAAGCCTGATGACCTCGAAACATCAATGCCCGCAGATGTCCCGCGGTACGTTGGTCAAGTTATACACATTGCGTCCGAGCTGGACCTAGCAGACTAA
- a CDS encoding transient receptor potential ion channel family protein (ancestral locus Anc_7.16) yields MKWNWLQGGLAALVLVLRCALVGANNVSASSSHLRTSSLLTCMENSEFTASYFDVRYYPGNSSVVFKIDATTTISENVTVKAELITYGLKVVEQTFDLCSLNEVTLCPLSAGRIDVRSSYTISSDITKQIPGVAYTIPDLDAQIRVVVYSRNDTEYSRPLACVQAVLTNDKTVQTKYASWPIAAVSGIGVLTSGFVSVIGYSTTAAHIASNSISLFIYFQNLAITAMMGVARVPPIAAAWTQNFQWSMGIINVKFMQNIFDWYVQATNGVSTVVVANKDVLSISVQKRNLERLAKRISLASSADYSFESLLDDSELYTTTERNTTEYSSRILVLRGIERVAFKAGIELSNLFLTGIVFFLFFLFCVVFCLIFFKALLEVLTRARLMAESSNFFQYRKNWGSIIKGTLFRLAIIAFPQVSLLCIWEFTQIDSPAVVVDAVVMLTVVTGLLAYGTVRIMIKGRESQRLYKNPAYLLYGDAGFLNRYGFLYTQFKADYFWWLVPLLCYSFLRSLFVAVLQQYGKAQAMIIFVIELAYFVCLCWKRPYLDKRTNIFNIAIHLVNLINSLFFLFFSNLFKQPAVVSSVMAVILFVLNAVFALFLLIFTIITCTLALLHRNPDARYQPLKDDRVSFIPKVQGPNGTAFEHANKSEAELFELRKAAMDTNETDQEKILRADAFGNGNNKTLFDDEASTYTFSSSSNRFGAQSGVPQPVQPTSAVLGNTETLGSYDHPRANAANGSRSNLMRPETSFYSHNNNASHSPYHSNSYL; encoded by the coding sequence ATGAAGTGGAATTGGCTGCAAGGAGGACTGGCAGCGCTGGTACTGGTGCTCCGGTGCGCCCTGGTGGGCGCAAACAACGTGAGTGCGAGTTCAAGCCATCTGAGGACCTCGTCGCTGCTGACATGTATGGAGAATTCGGAGTTCACAGCTTCGTATTTCGACGTGAGATACTATCCCGGGAACTCGAGCGTTGTGTTCAAGATCGAcgcgacgacgacgattAGCGAAAATGTTACTGTGAAGGCGGAGCTGATCACGTATGGGCTCAAGGTGGTGGAGCAGACGTTTGATTTGTGTTCTTTGAATGAGGTGACGCTTTGTCCGCTCTCCGCGGGACGTATCGACGTGCGGTCGAGCTACACGATAAGCAGCGATATCACGAAACAGATCCCGGGCGTGGCGTACACGATTCCGGACCTCGACGCACAGATCAGAGTTGTGGTATACTCGCGCAACGACACCGAGTACTCGCGGCCGCTGGCCTGTGTCCAGGCGGTGCTCACCAACGACAAGACCGTGCAGACAAAGTACGCTTCGTGGCCGATCGCTGCGGTGTCCGGGATCGGTGTGTTGACTTCAGGGTTCGTCTCTGTTATCGGGTACAGCACCACTGCGGCACACATCGCGTCGAATTCGATCTCGCTTTTCATCTACTTCCAGAATCTCGCCATCACTGCTATGATGGGCGTCGCTCGTGTGCCCCCGATCGCCGCGGCGTGGACCCAGAATTTCCAGTGGTCCATGGGTATCATCAATGTCAAGTTTATGCAAAACATCTTCGACTGGTATGTCCAGGCTACGAACGGGGTATCTACGGTGGTCGTCGCCAACAAGGACGTGTTGAGTATCAGTGtgcaaaagagaaaccTGGAAAGACTCGCCAAGAGAATCAGTTTGGCGTCATCAGCGGACTACAGCTTTGAATCTTTGTTGGATGATTCGGAGTTGTACACAACCACTGAGCGCAACACAACGGAGTATTCGTCGAGAATCCTCGTGTTGCGCGGAATTGAAAGAGTGGCTTTCAAGGCAGGTATTGAACTATCAAATTTGTTCCTGACAGGTatcgtcttctttctgttctttTTGTTCTGCGTGGTGTTTtgtttgatcttctttAAAGCACTTCTGGAAGTGCTGACGCGCGCAAGGCTGATGGCAGAAAGCTCTAATTTCTTCCAGTACAGGAAGAACTGGGGCAGCATCATCAAGGGTACGCTCTTCAGACTCGCAATCATCGCATTTCCTCAGGTCTCGCTGCTCTGCATATGGGAGTTCACACAAATCGATTCCCCCGCCGTGGTGGTCGACGCGGTGGTCATGTTAACCGTCGTCACTGGCTTACTCGCATATGGTACCGTGAGGATAATGATAAAAGGTCGCGAATCCCAGCGGCTGTACAAGAATCCGGCATATTTGCTTTATGGTGACGCAGGCTTTTTGAATAGATACGGGTTCCTGTATACCCAATTCAAGGCGGATTACTTCTGGTGGTTGGTGCCCCTGCTGTGTTACAGTTTCCTGAGATCCCTCTTTGTCGCTGTGTTGCAGCAGTATGGCAAGGCCCAGGCTATGATTATCTTTGTGATCGAGCTGGCTTATTTCGTATGCCTATGCTGGAAAAGACCTTATTTGGATAAGAGAACCAACATTTTCAACATTGCCATCCACTTGGTGAATCTGATCAATTCCCTGttctttcttttcttcagcaacCTTTTCAAGCAGCCGGCAGTGGTATCCTCGGTGATGGCTGTCATTCTTTTCGTTCTAAACGCAGTTTTCGCTTTGTTCCTCTTGATCTTCACCATCATAACATGCACATTGGCTCTGTTACACAGGAACCCAGATGCTCGCTACCAGCCACTCAAGGACGATCGTGTCTCATTCATTCCAAAAGTTCAGGGCCCCAACGGCACCGCATTTGAACATGCAAATAAATCTGAAGCAGAGCTCTTCGAATTAAGGAAAGCTGCAATGGATACAAACGAAACTGACCAGGAAAAAATCCTCCGTGCAGATGCCTTCGGGAACGGTAACAATAAGACcttgtttgatgatgaggCTAGCACTTACACtttttcaagttcatcaaaCAGATTTGGCGCACAGAGCGGCGTACCGCAACCTGTACAACCAACATCAGCTGTGTTGGGGAACACCGAGACACTTGGAAGTTACGACCACCCCAGGGCAAATGCCGCAAATGGCAGCAGAAGCAATTTAATGAGGCCCGAGACGAGCTTTTACAGCCACAATAACAACGCATCACATTCACCATACCACTCAAATTCCTACTTGTGA
- the SCP1 gene encoding Scp1p (ancestral locus Anc_7.14), giving the protein MYHLLKTLNVFACSEGLMSYGTAADVTSLDEDLKLLRERKFSQESIEDIKRWVFQSVLEDQQPAQSLLESLKDGTVLCRLANRLYIADVGDGRELIKWRKSTMPFVQMEQISQFLGFARSYGVPEDELFQTVDLFEEKDPAIVYQTLKSLSRYANKKHPQKFVVLGPQLATKRPRPPVKQKPSHLQTGWSTTEYGYMGGASQSTEKVVFGQRRDIK; this is encoded by the coding sequence ATGTACCACTTACTCAAGACGCTTAACGTATTTGCTTGTTCCGAGGGGCTGATGAGCTACGGGACGGCTGCCGATGTTACGTCACTAGACGAGGACTTGAAGTTGCTGCGTGAGCGTAAGTTCTCTCAGGAGTCCATTGAGGATATCAAACGCTGGGTTTTTCAGTCAGTTCTAGAGGACCAGCAGCCAGCACAGTCGCTGCTCGAGAGTCTCAAGGACGGTACCGTCCTGTGTAGGCTGGCCAACCGATTGTACATCGCTGATGTCGGGGATGGAAGAGAACTAATCAAATGGAGAAAGTCGACTATGCCGTTTGTGCAAATGGAGCAGATATCGCAGTTCTTGGGCTTTGCGCGGTCCTATGGGGTGCCCGAGGACGAACTGTTCCAGACAGTCGATCTGTTCGAGGAGAAGGATCCCGCGATAGTATATCAGACGTTGAAGTCGCTGTCGAGATATGCAAACAAGAAGCATCCGCAGAAATTTGTCGTCTTGGGACCGCAGTTGGCGACCAAGAGGCCTCGTCCGCCAGTCAAGCAGAAACCTAGCCACCTGCAGACCGGTTGGAGTACCACGGAGTACGGATACATGGGCGGAGCTTCGCAGAGCACAGAGAAAGTCGTGTTTGgtcaaagaagagacaTCAAGTGA
- a CDS encoding Zn(II)2Cys6 transcription factor (ancestral locus Anc_7.17), protein MYMQPLGLDSGSGSTALGSLEEGQMPPSSGADAHTKKRNRISFVCQACRRSKTKCDREKPRCSRCVQHGIQCVYDVEQQPAPKNPSKDATIARLEKEVAYWKSKAQDGLNKEQHYTGASKRLRESSYPSGTQQAKKVKGWPAYGVPDLDDIQVNLYRTHPCMIMNRVMKREVKPLSENYAITQDPFLSGLIAAVFLGPSNNTMIPALSANASVSRALPSVRDNVSKLKEKLISQCHNEAQKARINEFTERILQNNTKDRVRVGMLPNAMRSSFDRNYLEDICPSNGDYSEALKSFILEMQEILPPLKILNSYKAHFYECVFPDLPFLNKQHFEESLASTLFEDEDDPTKIKIKLGRSRLRSKMENLCILLVILKLSYISLLFLNEGAEEMDSDSNRDVINKYPIGNETILLAENVLSAENLFACANENIITCLLYIWSFFIYSPEEGDFFLEHPTDVLTGVIVMLASSIGLHRDPSDFPRMCELEDPSVIIHRRTLWIAVITTVCLESSLKGRHALSLDTAMDQFMNLKGSHAMEDYMRKIKRDKLGQDAFEIRVHELCLKRSFLALLIYDMDKLSLTYRGSFNLGEMEELRGRIEDFLAETFDTRNLEKAPDGAIHETTEFRKSNMGKAQNSIGLHSVMMSRVVLLRASMALFYHFESAAIENSEQLPLYGKYLVRVCSDALTLISFITKYFGDGYKSSLLPSYCYNITKGTQIALSSTFFGMLGIIMRIEMANNIIFCNYQDEASNNSDHLQTSNQKMETLKALKMDLESALESVYRVASKHLRFTYFSVFKMLALFDVIIQRMKKGELWNTMLRLRHVEKMNQRSVKALSMALALDLDGRGTVISQLKKRNHLVRLPAEHLSAIFREVRGVIDGENAIIPKQESAASYPAFSDRSLAGNNVNLGNFDKLFSAAALSQNVDIQSSSLGTCEASHASNDRAAANNDARLINDHKNDLDLASAVPMDFPGLFGGLDLFDYDFLFSNDG, encoded by the coding sequence ATGTACATGCAACCACTGGGATTGGATAGCGGGAGCGGTTCTACGGCTCTAGGTTCGCTGGAGGAGGGTCAAATGCCACCGTCATCGGGCGCTGATGCTCATACAAAGAAGCGCAATAGGATATCTTTTGTTTGCCAAGCCTGTCGACGGTCTAAAACTAAATGCGATCGCGAGAAGCCACGATGCAGCAGGTGTGTCCAACATGGTATACAATGTGTGTATGATGTGGAACAGCAACCGGCGCCAAAGAACCCTAGCAAAGATGCAACTATTGCACggctggagaaagaagtggCGTATTGGAAAAGTAAAGCACAAGATGGTTTAAACAAGGAACAGCATTATACCGGTGCGTCTAAGCGACTTCGAGAATCAAGTTATCCTTCTGGTACACAACAGGCTAAGAAAGTCAAGGGCTGGCCGGCATACGGTGTGCCCGATCTAGATGACATCCAGGTTAACCTGTACAGGACACATCCCTGTATGATTATGAATAGAGTCATGAAACGCGAAGTTAAACCTCTGTCGGAGAATTACGCAATCACACAGGACCCTTTCCTGTCTGGCCTGATTGCTGCAGTGTTCCTAGGTCCGTCGAATAATACCATGATTCCGGCGTTATCAGCAAATGCCAGTGTCTCCAGAGCGCTTCCGTCTGTCAGAGATAATGTCTCTAAGCTTAAAGAGAAGCTCATAAGCCAATGTCACAATGAAGCTCAAAAAGCGAGAATAAACGAATTCACGGAAAGAATATTACAGAATAACACCAAAGATAGGGTGCGAGTAGGGATGCTGCCTAATGCCATGAGGTCCTCATTCGATCGAAACTACTTGGAGGATATCTGCCCAAGCAACGGCGACTACTCAGAAGCGCTAAAGTCGTTCATTTTAGAAATGCAAGAAATATTGCCCCCACTTAAGATACTCAATAGCTACAAGGCACATTTTTATGAATGCGTTTTTCCTGACCTTCCGTTTCTGAATAAGCAACATTTCGAAGAATCATTGGCATCAACCTTattcgaagatgaagatgaccccaccaagatcaagatcaaaCTCGGCCGTTCCAGACTGCGAAGCAAGATGGAGAATTTATGTATTCTTCTCGTCATATTAAAATTGTCATATATCTCACTTTTATTCCTCAATGAAGGAGCGGAGGAGATGGATAGCGACAGCAACAGGGATGTCATCAATAAATATCCAATTGGTAATGAGACTATTCTTTTAGCTGAGAATGTTCTATCTGCTGAGAATTTGTTTGCCTGTGCGAACGAAAACATCATAACGTGCCTCCTTTACATATGGTCATTCTTTATCTATTCACCAGAAGAGGGcgatttttttcttgaacatCCAACCGATGTTCTCACTGGAGTAATTGTCATGTTGGCCTCCTCCATAGGGCTCCATCGTGATCCGTCTGACTTTCCTAGGATGTGCGAATTGGAAGATCCAAGCGTAATAATTCACAGAAGGACATTATGGATTGCTGTAATCACTACTGTTTGCCTCGAATCAAGCTTGAAAGGTAGACATGCCTTGTCTTTGGACACTGCAATGGATCAGTTTATGAACCTTAAAGGTTCCCATGCTATGGAGGATTATATGCGGAAAATCAAACGAGACAAGCTCGGACAGGATGCCTTTGAAATAAGGGTGCATGAGCTTTGTTTGAAGCGCTCATTTTTGGCCCTGCTGATTTATGATATGGATAAGCTATCTTTGACCTATAGAGGCTCATTCAATTTAGGTGAAATGGAGGAATTACGAGGCAGGATTGAAGACTTTCTCGCCGAGACCTTTGACACTAGAAATCTGGAAAAAGCACCCGATGGGGCAATACATGAAACCACCGAATTCCGCAAGTCCAATATGGGTAAGGCCCAAAATTCGATTGGTCTGCACTCAGTGATGATGAGCAGAGTAGTGCTTTTAAGGGCTTCAATGGCACTGTTTTACCATTTTGAATCAGCTGCGATAGAAAATTCCGAACAATTGCCACTTTACGGAAAGTATCTTGTGCGTGTATGCTCTGACGCGCTCACATTGATAAGTTTCATAACCAAATATTTTGGCGATGGATATAAGTCTAGTTTGCTGCCGTCTTATTGCTACAATATCACAAAAGGTACTCAAATCGCTCTTTCCTCAACATTTTTCGGGATGCTGGGCATCATTATGAGAATAGAAATGGCTAACAATATCATCTTCTGCAATTATCAGGATGAGGCTTCAAACAACAGCGATCATTTGCAGACAAGCAATCAAAAGATGGAAACACTTAAGGCCCTGAAGATGGATCTTGAGTCTGCCTTAGAAAGTGTGTACCGTGTGGCATCCAAGCATCTAAGGTTTACATATTTTTCGGTATTCAAGATGCTAGCTCTTTTCGATGTCATTATTCAGAGGATGAAAAAAGGTGAACTGTGGAATACCATGTTAAGGCTAAGGCATGTCGAAAAGATGAACCAACGATCAGTTAAAGCTTTGAGCATGGCTTTGGCTTTGGATCTCGATGGTAGGGGTACAGTGATTagccaattgaagaagagaaacCATCTGGTGCGCTTGCCAGCCGAACACTTGAGTGCAATTTTCCGAGAGGTGAGAGGTGTAATAGACGGAGAAAACGCAATTATTCCGAAGCAGGAGTCGGCGGCATCTTATCCGGCTTTCTCCGATAGAAGCTTGGCAGGTAACAATGTCAATCTTGGCAACTTCGACAAGCTTTTTTCAGCTGCGGCTCTAAGCCAGAATGTGGACATACAATCGAGTTCCCTGGGTACTTGCGAAGCAAGCCATGCAAGCAACGACCGCGCAGCGGCTAACAACGATGCTCGATTGATAAATGATCATAAAAACGATTTGGACCTAGCGTCCGCCGTTCCCATGGATTTTCCGGGTCTTTTCGGCGGTCTGGACCTATTCGACTACGATTTTCTATTCTCCAATGACGGCTGA
- the AIM2 gene encoding protein AIM2 (ancestral locus Anc_7.18), with the protein MASHPPAACCFKGFYHEGTPKGSIAELYDIETYITGVASNEKVIVILTDVFGHKLKNTQMIADHLGDAGYRVYIPDILFGEALERLDGSVDFNAWKERHNVAKTKSVVDQFLSGLKKEHSPKFVGVVGHCFGAKYAVQQIHATEGAADACAIAHPSYVSIEELAAIGKEKPLLISAAETDAIFPPEMRHLSEEKLTEIGARYQLDLFSGVSHGFAVRGDENNPCVRYARNKVLLDQICWFNNFSS; encoded by the coding sequence ATGGCATCCCATCCACCAGCTGCTTGCTGTTTTAAAGGTTTTTATCACGAAGGAACACCTAAAGGTAGCATTGCCGAACTGTATGATATTGAGACCTACATCACTGGAGTTGCATCTAATGAAAAGGTTATAGTTATCTTGACTGATGTTTTTGGTCACAAGCTCAAAAATACCCAGATGATTGCAGATCACTTGGGTGATGCTGGCTATAGGGTCTATATCCCAGATATTCTTTTCGGTGAAGCCCTCGAGAGACTCGATGGCTCAGTCGATTTCAATGCATGGAAGGAAAGACATAATGTTGCCAAAACTAAATCAGTGGTGGACCAATTCTTGTCaggattgaagaaggagcacTCGCCAAAGTTCGTTGGCGTCGTCGGCCACTGCTTCGGCGCTAAATACGCTGTGCAGCAGATTCATGCAACTGAAGGAGCAGCCGATGCCTGTGCCATTGCTCATCCATCCTATGTCTCGATTGAAGAGCTCGCTGCGATCGGAAAGGAGAAACCTCTGCTGatttctgctgctgagaCAGATGCTATTTTTCCTCCTGAAATGAGACATTTGtctgaagaaaagcttACTGAAATCGGTGCCAGATATCAATTGGACCTTTTCAGTGGAGTTTCGCATGGGTTTGCTGTTAGAGGGGATGAGAACAACCCGTGCGTGAGATACGCCAGGAACAAAGTTTTGCTTGACCAAATCTGTTGGTTCAACAATTTCTCCTCATAG
- the ACS1 gene encoding acetate--CoA ligase 1 (ancestral locus Anc_7.15) codes for MAPTANVSLTQDGPSLAVPKPAKAAAVAQQHDTPREYEHLTSVRAVKQLPIAERLQPGLAPHYSPHLEGISEYERLYRESIENPAKFFGDRARQFLNWTRDFDTVFVPDPVTGKPSFEQNAWFLNGQLNACYNCVDRHALASPQRAAIVYEGDEPGQGYTLTYRELLEQVCKVAQVLYHTMGVRKGDTVAVYMPMVPQALVTLLAIVRIGAVHSVVFAGFSSNSLRDRINDADSRVVITTDESRRGGKIVETKRIVDDALKECPRVRHVLVYKRTHNEAVSYQRPRDLDWDDEVKKYKGYCPCEPVDSEHPLFLLYTSGSTGSPKGVQHSTAGYLLGALLSMRYTFDVHQPDVFFTAGDIGWITGHTYVVYGPLLYGCTTLVFEGTPAYPNFSRYWEIIDKHRVTQFYVAPTALRLLKRAGDSFIEGYSLKSLRCLGSVGEPIAAEVWEWFSSRIGKDQIPIVDTYWQTESGSHLVTPLAGGVTPMKPGSASFPFFGIEPAILDPTTGREIVGDHAEGVLAVKGAWPSFARTIWNNHDRYLDTYLRPYKNVYFTGDGAARDKDGYIWILGRVDDVVNVSGHRLSTAEIEAAIIEDAIVAECAVVGFHDDLTGQAVAAFVVLKNKSNWSQASDVDLQDIKKHLILTVRKDIGPFAAPKLIVIVDDLPKTRSGKIMRRILRKILAGEADQLGDVSTLSNPGVVRHLIDSVKL; via the coding sequence ATGGCCCCTACCGCAAACGTATCCTTAACCCAGGACGGCCCCAGCCTGGCCGTCCCTAAGCCTGCCAAGGCTGCTGCCGTCGCCCAACAGCACGACACGCCCCGTGAGTACGAGCATCTGACGAGCGTGCGCGCGGTCAAGCAGCTGCCGATAGCGGAGCGGCTGCAGCCTGGGCTCGCGCCCCATTATTCCCCGCATCTCGAGGGCATCTCGGAGTACGAACGGCTGTACCGCGAGTCGATCGAGAACCCGGCCAAGTTTTTCGGCGACCGGGCGCGCCAGTTTCTGAACTGGACGCGTGACTTCGACACGGTGTTTGTGCCGGATCCGGTGACGGGGAAGCCGTCGTTCGAGCAGAACGCGTGGTTTCTGAACGGGCAGCTGAATGCGTGCTACAACTGTGTGGACCGGCACGCGTTGGCGTCGCCGCAGCGCGCGGCGATCGTCTACGAGGGCGACGAGCCCGGCCAGGGCTACACTCTCACGTACCGCGAGCTGCTCGAGCAGGTGTGCAAGGTGGCGCAGGTGCTGTACCACACCATGGGGGTCCGCAAGGGCGACACCGTGGCGGTGTACATGCCGATGGTCCCGCAGGCGCTGGTGACGTTGCTGGCGATAGTGCGGATCGGCGCCGTCCACTCCGTCGTGTTTGCTGGGTTCTCGTCGAACTCGCTTCGCGACCGTATCAACGACGCGGATTCCCGCGTCGTGATCACAACCGACGAGTCGCGCCGCGGCGGCAAGATCGTCGAGACGAAGCGCATCGTGGACGACGCGCTCAAGGAATGCCCCCGCGTGCGCCACGTGCTGGTCTACAAGCGCACGCACAACGAGGCGGTGTCGTACCAGCGGCCCCGCGACCTCGACTGGGACGACGAGGTGAAGAAGTACAAGGGCTACTGCCCCTGCGAGCCCGTCGACTCGGAGCATCCGCTGTTCTTGCTCTACACGTCCGGCTCCACAGGCTCGCCTAAGGGCGTGCAGCACTCCACTGCGGGATATTTGCTCGGTGCGCTGCTCTCTATGCGCTACACGTTCGACGTGCACCAGCCGGACGTGTTTTTCACCGCGGGCGATATCGGGTGGATCACCGGTCACACATACGTAGTGTACGGACCCCTTCTCTACGGATGCACTACGCTTGTGTTCGAAGGCACCCCTGCGTACCCCAACTTTTCGCGGTACTGGGAGATCATCGACAAGCACCGCGTGACGCAGTTCTACGTGGCGCCCACAGCGCTGCGGCTGTTGAAGCGTGCAGGCGACTCGTTCATTGAAGGCTACTCGCTCAAGTCCTTGCGGTGTCTGGGCTCGGTGGGCGAGCcaatagccgccgaggtcTGGGAGTGGTTCTCGAGCCGCATCGGCAAGGACCAGATCCCGATCGTCGACACGTATTGGCAGACGGAGTCTGGGTCGCACCTGGTGACGCCGCTGGCCGGCGGCGTCACGCCCATGAAGCCCGGTTCCGCATCGTTCCCGTTCTTCGGGATCGAGCCAGCGATCCTGGACCCGACTACTGGCCGCGAGATCGTCGGCGACCACGCTGAGGGCGTGCTCGCCGTCAAGGGCGCCTGGCCGTCGTTCGCCAGAACCATCTGGAACAATCACGACCGGTATCTCGACACGTATCTGCGCCCTTACAAGAACGTGTACTTTACCGGCGACGGCGCGGCACGCGACAAGGATGGTTACATTTGGATCTTGGGCCGTGTGGACGACGTGGTCAACGTGTCGGGCCATCGGTTGTCTACAGCAGAGATTGAGGCAGCGATTATCGAGGACGCCATTGTCGCTGAATGTGCCGTGGTTGGTTTCCATGACGACTTGACGGGCCAGGCGGTCGCGGCGTTTGTCGTGCTAAAGAACAAATCGAACTGGTCGCAGGCTTCGGACGTGGATTTGCAGGACATCAAGAAACATCTGATTCTGACTGTGAGAAAGGATATCGGGCCTTTTGCTGCTCCTAAGCTGATTGTGATTGTGGACGACTTGCCCAAGACGCGGTCGGGCAAGATCATGAGAAGGATCCTCAGGAAGATTCTCGCTGGCGAAGCTGACCAACTGGGCGATGTGTCCACGTTGTCGAACCCTGGAGTCGTGAGACATTTGATCGACTCGGTAAAGCTCTGA
- the RAD17 gene encoding Rad17p (ancestral locus Anc_7.12) has protein sequence MRRDGTLFNASTVHIDHITTALNCLIPFGIKEEVIIFIDNDGLSFARELNHVMRIQLFLARELFMSFSYDNGNDNEEPTKVCVKISHLLDSFNVANRNIDDVVECTMSYDGYGSPFVLIFEDSTVSERVEYSTYLVQGSTNGGLEIDRDQVIFECIIKGDVLYAAMNELKETGCKECYLFAKTNDNGDHVFALISDSQLGLSKIRLPNSRSILEKLEIYDTDYETVIHGRLVIASFDFNLFDKMRMSIRIASKVLFKMDAHGLLSVNILSQTDDVLVSETRPTINRARSLDGPRQMQLPRDYPGIVVEVCLIEREQFDDSAKRNIEILMDSGEREKAASSGIGAGSNSRGNIPTFHREEIDLQNGRRASPFKNDLPLFF, from the coding sequence ATGAGACGCGATGGCACCCTATTTAATGCTTCTACGGTTCACATCGACCACATTACAACAGCACTAAACTGTCTTATACCATTCGGCatcaaggaagaagtgaTCATTTTCATAGATAATGATGGGTTATCCTTTGCCAGGGAACTGAACCATGTAATGCGTATCCAGTTATTCCTAGCGAGGGAACTGTTTATGTCCTTCTCATACGATAATGGCAATGACAACGAGGAGCCAACTAAGGTTTGTGTTAAGATAAGCCATTTGCTTGATAGCTTCAATGTGGCTAACAGAAATATCGATGACGTTGTAGAGTGCACTATGTCATACGATGGCTACGGATCACCATTTGTGCTCATATTCGAAGACTCTACAGTTTCAGAACGTGTTGAATACTCAACGTACCTCGTACAGGGCAGCACCAACGGGGGACTAGAGATCGATAGAGATCAAGTCATTTTTGAATGCATAATCAAGGGCGACGTGCTTTATGCAGCAATGAATGAACTTAAGGAGACCGGCTGTAAAGAATGCTATTTGTTTGCAAAGACGAATGATAATGGTGATCATGTCTTCGCGCTTATATCAGATTCACAACTTGGTCTTTCCAAAATACGACTGCCAAACAGTAGATCAATCcttgagaaactggagaTCTACGACACAGACTATGAAACGGTGATACATGGTAGACTGGTAATTGCCAGCTTTGATTTCAATCTGTTTGACAAAATGCGAATGAGTATTCGCATAGCCAGTAAAGTGTTGTTCAAAATGGATGCTCACGGACTACTAAGCGTCAACATTCTTAGTCAAACAGATGATGTTCTTGTTTCCGAGACGAGGCCTACGATAAATCGAGCCAGAAGTCTTGATGGACCAAGACAAATGCAGCTACCGAGAGATTACCCCGGGATTGTAGTCGAAGTGTGCCTCATCGAAAGAGAGCAATTTGACGATAGCGCTAAAAGGAATATAGAGATACTGATGGATAGCGGCGAACGAGAGAAAGCCGCTTCAAGTGGCATAGGCGCTGGCAGCAATAGCAGGGGGAATATCCCAACATTTCACCGTGAAGAGATTGACCTCCAGAATGGACGTCGGGCCTCGCCCTTCAAAAATGACTTACCGCTATTCTTTTGA